From the genome of Kryptolebias marmoratus isolate JLee-2015 linkage group LG19, ASM164957v2, whole genome shotgun sequence, one region includes:
- the znf106b gene encoding zinc finger protein 106, translating to MAEVQPPQKKVPKTPVKKKSPPASKKPKITYCILCRSNYLKHDAHEHMHSMLHHRELETVLGKDASHDCQACMVKSLGLNQFAKHVSTAQHKMKLKNLKTKNIKPVSLFKSLSTETITRILNRNKALKKVEKKSMKKNKKKQKQEAEQKQMKMQPGVGSKKTLASQVATQGKSKQKQTKASKSWQRAPCDGSNGAVVQNKENKTSSLQRPIYCRGAAFHNASWRPNYHRGAPGGQPFHHHYCQDQFPPSAHHLRFHPFLGNKRSRFGNFQNSSFSESSDGYQTGAFDVPTPDASPAVSRGNYYDTQYNYATSNAFTSDQLPESGTLLFDPKESANTESPQLEGSSCSAQPASGNTPAGAAPVRDVDVSAVLKQIRRELGVREPCRADREARKQSSEAGVGAADGSGVHRTEGTLSLTVVAPQAGASAAPVKPKQTSSRETQETGRSFKMSSAAEEERVNGEEGEPQLARDASSSLKITVFEPNLNLARKVRIAHKAAQGDNSAPRKLVLDKLLSFSGAKSKLSWREMYNVRKRRSLEDKSRFRTELVNQLTDNESAAQDGDLSLSEGFQWESLSDRPLVPPVSLPPPPPPSSDADTETPTAPRPQDPTETPPGAAQAACSSQPVLKVSVKAEPNEENETGELRGENNADKRKRSKMAGDGVSGGKKKKTKSNKEQSQMDQLLAVSLREDELSRSFQDLDKSLIQARNALQAAYAEVQRLLLLRQQFSAEVNGLRAKRIEILQGMQEGYPAAASSSAAPPPSFTSQQPPAAAPASSIAHPPPAPLALSAVAVKQDVSHFATTEQAAFPKAAEVLLNQPALLFPSDVLPPMLLQPSHLSTSFAQQPAAESSTSAKLPVPGPPAGRPQEQEARAALKGCGKTEVLAQKAQPSESESAPPPAGDEEPAANKTERKPSDEDNGGSESDSSVEMIDSSNLEVIDIDESDGENSAERNPAVQPEAPQRPASVEVSSASTQTAQQDEPESKFQPSVTARKDASPRPESVEDDEPSLGSFSNHAGPVHGLQVHDGLLYTCSADNTARAYSLMTRECEAIFQGHTNKVNCLLVSSGRNAPTRLYTGSSDETIRCYSIKSKKCLEQISLPDRVLCLHIAWNILYAGLANGSVTSYDLKTLKELDVFECHGPRGVSCLGTAQEGARRLLLVGSYDSTISVRDAKNGLLLRSLEGHTKTVLCMKVVNDLVFSGSSDTSIHAHNIHTGELLRIYKGHGHAVTSIVILGKVMVTACLDKLVRVYELQSHDRLQVYGGHSDMVMCMAVHKSVIYTGCYDGTVQAVKLNLMKNHRCWWQGCSLIFGVPEHLVHHLTRDHSNPNLQTVKCRWKDCNAFFATQQAVRQELPEHMQSHVENDSKPQP from the exons ATGGCAGAAGTCCAGCCTCCACAGAAGAAGGTGCCTAAAACTCCTGTGAAGAAAAAATCTCCACCAGCCTCCAAGAAACCCAAAATAACCTACTGTATTTTGTGTCGCagcaattatttaaaacat gatGCACATGAGCACATGCACAGCATGCTCCATCACAGGGAGCTGGAGACGGTGTTGGGCAA GGATGCCTCTCATGATTGCCAGGCATGTATGGTGAAGTCTTTAGGTTTAAATCAGTTCGCAAAGCACGTCTCAACAGCTCAACACAAAATGAAGTTGAAGAACTTGAAGACCAAAAACATCAAGCCCGTCTCTCTGTTCAAGAGTCTGAGCACAGAGACCATCACCAGAATCCTGAACAGAAATAAGGCTCTGAAGAAAGTGGA gaagaaatcaatgaaaaaaaataaaaagaaacagaagcaggAAGCTGAGCAGAAGCAAATGAAAATGCAGCCCGGTGTCGGCAGCAAAAAGACTTTGGCGTCTCAGGTGGCGACGCAGGGGAAATCCAAACAAAAGCAGACGAAGGCGTCGAAATCGTGGCAGCGAGCTCCCTGCGATGGAAGCAACGGTGCCGTTGTTcaaaacaaggagaacaaaaCATCCAGTCTGCAAAGACCCATTTACTGCAGAGGAGCAGCTTTTCACAATGCAAGCTGGAGGCCAAATTATCACAGAGGAGCGCCCGGAGGTCAGCCTTTTCACCACCATTACTGCCAGGATCAGTTTCCTCCATCAGCTCACCACCTGAGGTTTCATCCTTTCCTCGGCAACAAACGGTCAAGATTTGGGAACTTCCAAAATTCCAGCTTTTCTGAAAGTTCAGATGGCTACCAAACGGGTGCCTTTGATGTGCCCACACCAGATGCGTCGCCTGCAGTCAGCCGGGGCAACTATTACGACACCCAGTATAATTACGCAACAAGTAACGCCTTCACCAGTGACCAGCTCCCTGAAAGCGGAACTCTCCTGTTTGACCCTAAAGAAAGCGCGAACACCGAGTCACCTCAGCTGGAGGGTTCAAGCTGCTCGGCTCAACCTGCTTCAGGAAACACGCCCGCCGGCGCCGCTCCTGTCCGGGACGTCGACGTCAGCGCCGTGCTGAAGCAAATCAGGAGAGAGCTCGGCGTGAGGGAGCCGTGCCGGGCGGATCGGGAAGCCCGGAAGCAGAGCAGCGAGGCCGGCGTCGGGGCGGCTGATGGGAGCGGCGTGCATCGAACAGAAGGCACTCTGTCTCTCACTGTGGTCGCTCCACAGGCAGGCGCCTCTGCCGCTCCTGTTAAACCAAAACAGACAAGTTCCAGAGAGACACAGGAAACAGGCCGGTCCTTCAAGATGAGCTCGGCGGCGGAAGAGGAGCGGGTAAACGGCGAGGAAGGAGAACCTCAGCTGGCCAGAGATGCTTCAAGTTCTCTCAAGATCACAGTCTTTGAGCCCAACTTGAACCTCGCTCGTAAAGTCCGGATCGCCCACAAAGCAGCTCAGGGGGACAACTCAGCTCCACGTAAATTAGTCCTGGACAAGTTGCTCAGCTTTTCAGGAGCCAAGAGTAAATTAAGCTGGAGGGAGATGTACAACGTGAGGAAAAGGAGGAGCTTAGAAGACAAGTCCCG gtTTAGAACTGAGTTGGTAAACCAGTTGACCGATAATGAAAGCGCTGCACAGGACGGTGATCTTTCCCTGTCTGAGGGTTTCCAGTGGGAGTCGTTGTCAGACAGACCTTTAGTCCCACCTGTGAGCttaccgccgccgccgcctccttCGAGTGACGCTGACACAGAGACGCCAACTGCTCCTCGGCCACAGGATCCCACAGAGACGCCTCCCGGTGCGGCTCAGGCAGCCTGCAGCAGCCAGCCAGTCCTAAAGGTCTCTGTTAAagcagaaccaaacgaggagaatgAGACGGGAGAGCTGAGGGGAGAGAATAATGCCGACAAGAGGAAACGTAGTAAGATGGCG GGTGATGGTGTTTCAGGgggtaaaaagaagaaaacaaagtcaaacaagg AGCAGAGTCAGATGGACCAGCTGCTGGCCGTCTCGCTGAGGGAAGACGAGTTGAGTCGTTCCTTTCAGGATTTGGACAAATCTCTGATCCAGGCCCGGAATGCCCTGCAGGCCGCCTACGCAGAGGTCCAGAGGCTTCTTCTGCTGAGACAGCAG ttttctgctgagGTCAACGGTCTGAGAGCAAAGCGCATCGAGATCCTGCAGGGAATGCAAG AAGGTTATCCCGCAGCAGCCTCATCATCCGCCGCGCCGCCTCCTTCCTTTACGAGCCAGCAGCCGCCCGCTGCAGCCCCAGCATCATCCATCGCCCACCCTCCTCCAGCTCCCCTCGCTCTGTCAGCGGTGGCGGTGAAGCAGGATGTCAGCCATTTTGCCACGACCGAGCAGGCTGCTTTTCCGAAAGCTGCCGAGGTCCTTCTGAACCAACCCGCCCTCTTGTTTCCCTCCGACGTGCTCCCCCCGATGCTGCTCCAGCCATCACACTTATCCACCTCCTTTGCTCAACAACCTGCAGCAGAGAGCTCCACGTCGGCGAAGTTGCCCGTTCCCGGACCACCTGCCGGCAGGCCGCAAGAGCAAGAGGCGAGGGCGGCGTTGAAGGGCTGCGGGAAGACAGAGGTGCTGGCCCAGAAAGCCCAACCGTCTGAGAGCGAGTCTGCGCCGCCGCCTGCAGGGGATGAAGAGcctgcagcaaacaaaacagagaggaaaCCGTCGGACGAGGACAACGGAGGCAGCGAGAGCGACAGCTCAGTGGAAATGATCGATTCCTCCAACCTGGAGGTCATAGATATCGATGAATCAGACGGCGAGAACTCGGCGGAGAGGAACCCTGCGGTTCAGCCCGAGGCTCCGCAGAGGCCCGCCAGCGTGGAGGTCAGCTCTGCGAGCACTCAGACGGCCCAGCAAGATGAACCGGAGAG caaatttcagcctTCAGTCACTGCAAGGAAAGATGCCAGCCCCCGTCCAG AGTCTGTTGAGGATGACGAGCCGTCTTTAGGGTCCTTTTCTAACCACGCTGGTCCCGTTCACGGCCTGCAGGTCCACGACGGGCTGCTGTACACGTGTTCAGCAGACAACACGGCTCGGGCCTACAGCCTCATG ACCAGAGAGTGCGAAGCCATTTTTCAGGGTCACACGAACAAAGTCAACTGCCTGCTGGTGTCGTCCGGTCGGAACGCGCCAACGCGCCTCTACACCGGATCCAGCGACGAGACCATCCGCTGTTACAGCATAAAG TCTAAGAAGTGTCTGGAGCAGATCTCCCTACCGGACAGGGTGTTGTGTTTGCACATAGCCTGGAATATTTTGTACGCCGGGCTCGCCAACGGCTCCGTGACCAGCTATGATCTGAAG acCCTGAAGGAGCTGGACGTGTTCGAGTGCCACGGCCCGCGGGGCGTGAGCTGCCTCGGCACGGCTCAGGAGGGCGCCCGGCGGCTGCTGCTGGTCGGCTCATACGACAGCACCATCAGCGTTCGCGACGCCAAGAACGGTCTGCTGCTGCGCTCGCTGGAGGGTCACACCAAGACGGTGCTCTGCATGAAG GTGGTGAACGATCTGGTCTTCAGTGGCTCCAGCGACACATCCATCCACGCTCACAACATCCAC ACGGGCGAGCTGCTCCGGATCTACAAGGGTCACGGGCACGCCGTCACGTCCATCGTCATCCTGGGGAAAGTCATGGTGACGGCCTGCCTGGATAAACTGGTCCGAGTTTATGAGCTACAG tCTCACGATCGCCTGCAGGTGTACGGCGGCCACAGTGACATGGTGATGTGCATGGCCGTTCACAAGAGTGTG ATTTACACGGGCTGTTACGACGGAACAGTTCAGGCTGTGAAACTCAACCTGATGAAAAACCACCGGTGCTGG TGGCAGGGCTGCTCCCTGATCTTCGGCGTCCCGGAGCACCTTGTCCATCACCTCACCAGGGATCACAGCAACCCAAATCTGCAGACCGTCAAGTGTCGCTGGAAGGACTGCAACGCCTTTTTCGCCACGCAGCAGGCGGTTAGACAG GAGCTGCCCGAACACATGCAGAGCCACGTGGAGAACGACAGTAAACCCCAACCTTGA
- the churc1 gene encoding protein Churchill, with the protein MCAGCVHKEYPDRGNTCLENGSYLMNYLGCANCHQKDFVLINNKASSDDDGEEIVTYDHVCKNCDHVIARHEYTFSVVDEYQEYTMLCMLCGKAEDSISVLPDDPRQSAPLF; encoded by the exons atgtgTGCCGGCTGTGTGCATAAAGAGTACCCGGATCGG GGCAACACTTGTCTGGAAAACGGCTCCTACTTGATGAACTACCTGGGCTGTGCAAACTGCCACCAGAAGGACTTCGTGTTGATAAACAACAAAGCCAGTAGCGATGATGATGGGGAGGAAATTGTCACTTATGACC ATGTCTGCAAAAACTGCGACCACGTCATCGCCAGACACGAGTACACTTTCTCTGTTGTAGACGAATATCAA GAGTACACCATGCTCTGCATGCTGTGTGGGAAGGCGGAGGACTCCATCAGCGTGCTGCCAGACGACCCCAGACAGTCCGCGCCTCTCTTCTAG